Proteins from a single region of bacterium:
- a CDS encoding nucleotidyltransferase family protein produces MIAAVVLAAGRATRMGEPKVLLRLGGRTLLAHVLAAATASPCDGVLVVAGPNAAEVRREAEPFGARVVENPRYAEGMATSLAAGITALPPDCEAAVILLGDQPRVGAAAIGRLIDAYRTTGKPMVLSRYGEVAGAPALFGRALFPEAAALTGDSGARRLAARHPGWVTEVPLAADEGWDVDTPEDLARLRDALQS; encoded by the coding sequence GTGATCGCGGCGGTCGTCCTCGCCGCGGGCCGCGCCACACGGATGGGCGAGCCGAAGGTGCTTTTGCGCCTCGGCGGCCGGACGCTGCTTGCCCACGTGCTCGCCGCCGCGACAGCGTCGCCCTGCGACGGGGTGCTGGTGGTCGCCGGGCCGAACGCCGCCGAGGTGCGGCGGGAGGCGGAGCCGTTCGGGGCGCGCGTCGTCGAGAACCCGCGCTACGCCGAGGGGATGGCGACGTCGCTGGCGGCCGGGATCACGGCCCTCCCGCCGGACTGCGAGGCCGCGGTCATCCTGCTCGGGGATCAGCCGCGCGTCGGCGCGGCGGCGATCGGCCGCCTGATCGACGCCTACCGTACGACCGGCAAGCCGATGGTGCTGTCGCGGTACGGCGAGGTGGCCGGCGCGCCCGCGCTGTTCGGCCGAGCGCTCTTCCCGGAGGCGGCGGCGCTCACCGGCGACAGCGGGGCGCGGCGGCTCGCCGCGCGCCACCCCGGCTGGGTCACCGAAGTCCCGCTCGCCGCGGACGAGGGATGGGACGTGGACACGCCGGAAGACCTCGCCCGGCTCCGGGACGCCCTTCAGTCCTGA
- a CDS encoding LLM class flavin-dependent oxidoreductase → MGVHLGLFTMPFHHPSRDYAVILDEDREAVALADALGFSEAYVGEHFTSWSERIADPLMFFSTLVDRARTIRFGTGVLNLPQAHPLIVAGRVAQFDHLCRGRFVMGIGSGGLVSDLEAFSVTDAEARVRMVAEAVEMILAIWREDPPYDLRGRTWSISIKDGIWPDFKVGWMPKPYQRPHPPIALSLVTPNSASARVAGERGWIPISGNFFNKRYLRGHWERYAEGCEAAGRRPDPAVWRVARCILVTGSDAEADEYLADPSNGMSYYYAFFRHSFSLGRKALFMIKPDPTMPDDAVTVDGIKRAQVIAGGPERVLDQLVALRDEIGHFGTLLMTGHDWDRPELWRRSMELLARDVMPRFSRHAEVAGRR, encoded by the coding sequence ATGGGCGTTCATCTCGGATTGTTTACGATGCCGTTCCACCATCCGAGCCGGGACTACGCCGTGATTCTTGATGAGGACCGCGAAGCCGTGGCGCTCGCGGACGCGCTCGGGTTCTCCGAAGCATACGTCGGCGAGCATTTCACGTCGTGGAGCGAGCGCATCGCGGATCCGCTGATGTTCTTCTCCACGCTGGTCGATCGCGCCCGGACGATTCGCTTCGGCACCGGCGTGCTCAACCTGCCGCAGGCGCACCCGCTGATCGTCGCCGGCCGCGTCGCGCAGTTCGACCATCTCTGCCGCGGGCGCTTCGTCATGGGCATCGGCTCCGGCGGACTCGTGAGCGATCTCGAAGCGTTCTCGGTCACCGACGCGGAGGCGCGCGTCCGCATGGTCGCGGAGGCCGTCGAGATGATCCTCGCGATCTGGCGCGAAGACCCGCCCTACGATCTGCGCGGCCGCACCTGGTCGATTTCGATCAAGGACGGCATCTGGCCGGACTTTAAGGTAGGCTGGATGCCGAAGCCGTATCAGCGACCGCACCCTCCGATTGCGCTCTCGCTCGTCACGCCGAACTCCGCGAGCGCCCGGGTCGCGGGCGAGCGCGGCTGGATCCCGATCTCCGGCAACTTCTTTAACAAGCGGTATCTGCGGGGACACTGGGAACGGTATGCGGAAGGCTGCGAGGCCGCGGGCCGGCGGCCCGACCCGGCCGTCTGGCGCGTCGCGCGCTGCATACTCGTGACCGGTTCTGACGCGGAGGCGGACGAATACCTCGCCGATCCGTCAAACGGGATGTCGTACTACTATGCGTTCTTCCGGCACAGCTTCAGCCTCGGCCGAAAGGCGCTGTTCATGATCAAGCCGGATCCCACGATGCCGGACGACGCCGTGACCGTTGACGGAATCAAGCGCGCGCAGGTTATCGCCGGCGGCCCCGAGCGCGTCCTCGATCAGCTCGTAGCGCTGCGGGACGAGATCGGTCATTTCGGCACGTTGCTCATGACCGGCCACGACTGGGACAGGCCGGAGCTCTGGCGGCGCTCGATGGAGCTGCTCGCACGCGACGTGATGCCGCGCTTCAGCCGGCACGCCGAGGTGGCGGGAAGGCGCTAG